The window TGATTCTGAGGATGATGACTATGATCCTGATGCTCCAGCTCGTGATGAAGATAAAATGCAAGAAAGTTCAAATTCAGATGATTCAGACTCTGATGATGGTGAGACTTCCTCCAAAGGCGATGAGTCTGATCAGCAAGATGAAGTTACGCCACGTGGGAAGCCAGGAAGAAAGAAATCTAAGCTCCCAGATGTTTCCATCTCAGAGTCAACAGATGCTGGGTTTGGTGAAGATGTTCCCGGGAGGAGGAAGGTTGAAAGGCTGGACTACAAAAAGCTCTATGATGTGAGTGTTCTATCACATTTTATATACTTAATCTTCTACTTGGTTTTTCAGAACCCTATGCTGATATATCTTATATGTGCAGGAGGAATATGAGAACGTTCCTACGTCATCAAGTGATGATGAGGATTGGGATAAAATAGCTGGAAAAGAAGACTTCGAGTCAGGAGATGAAGGGGACACCGTGCCTCTGGAACAGCCTTCCAAAGCAGAAGATCAGACTTCTACTCAGAAACcgaaaagagaaaataaaaaggtaacTTTGAAAGCGCCACCAGAAGCACCAATAGAAAATGGTTGCTCTGGCCAAAAAAGCAGCTCTGCATCATGTAAACAGACAAATCCCAAAACTCAGGTAAACAAAGTATAGTTTTCTTTACGCCGAGGCATTACAGCTTAACGTTTCGTCTTTTATGCAGAGATTATTCGAATCTTTTCAAGAGAATCGATATCCAGACATTAGCACAAGGGAGAACTTAGCCAAAGAGCTACAGATGACAGTTAAACAAGTAAGGAGTTACCTCCTAGTAAAtggtttctttctctctttttttagtTGATTTCATTTCAGCTTATAAGCTGTGTTTATGTACTGTATAGGTTAGCAACTGGTTTAGGAATACGCGTTTTTCAACAAGCAAAACAATGTCTTCAAAGGAAGATGTTGAGAAGTTAAGAACATGTAAGGAACGTGAAGGTGAGACATCTGTTGCTGGAAGTAGCAAACAAACCGAACCAGTCACAGAGAATAAGAGTGGAGCATCGGAGTCAACTAGTAGTGGATCAAGAAAAAGAAGGAGAAGGTAGATTTTGATTCTTAATCATGAAGGGTTTTAATTAACTTGTGCATCTGAAGACCTCGAAGTTGTAGCATTGCAAAAATCAGTGATGCTAAAGTGAAAAAGTTGAGGCCAAAGAAAGAaatatttcttcaaaaaaaaaaaaattggataggTCAATTTGAATTTGTATGTTATAAATTTATGATTATGaaattttttgtttagaaatgGATAGAGAAACCGGTTTACTATTTATAGAAATGGTCTACTACAACAGGTTTGCGATCATGAATTAATAAAGTTTAACCGGTCTTAAATGTCTTTAATCAAGATGGGCCCATAATGGAATGATAAAAAGCCCCTTAAAAGCCTATATTGTGTAACGTGCTGCAGAAGGTAAGTGGGAAATGAAGAAGGTGCTGAGAGTATACGGCGGCGTTTTGAGGCTAGTGCGGCTTTTGCCGGCGGACACAAGGCCATACTACGCCAAGTACGCGAGGGAGAATTTCGTTAACTACCGTGACGTCGACGTAAGCGAAACACCCCTTGATGAACTCTTCCAACGAGCTTATAATCACTCACTATGGGTACTCAAGAAGGTGCATAGATTCCTTTTTTGTCCTTTGTGAACCGTAGATTCTAGATACTCTTTGGGTTGCTTATTAGTTTCTAACCGTTTGCAGTATTCAATCGACGAATCTGCGGCCAAGAAGTTGAAAGAGATTTGTTTTGAATGATCACGCACACCATCTGTTCGACGTTATTCCCATGAGAGATTTCGACAAGTTTTTTTCCTAAGGCTTCAATGATTTGTTAAATGGGTACCATCAAGTATACTACTTTTGATCTTAGTCTCATAGCTGTATCAAGAACAGAGGTTGCTCATGTgtctttttctttccttttgtttCTCTTGACTTTTGCTGCAGGCATTTGTTGACTGCTCAATCAGTCATGTCTTGTTTGAGTAGTTTCTTGTTTGTTTGCTTCATCCTCAATAAAttgatataattttacattcttATAGTCAAAAACATCCCATTACTTGACAAGAAATAATATCATCCATTTTTAGTAATGAAAGAAACTCATCATAGCGAAGTGGCAGTGATGTAATAACGAAGGAGAGAGTAGGGATTGTTTGGGTACGAGTGATTCATCATGTAGCTAAGGACAATACACTGTGACGGTAGAGTATTAGTCCACACCTAAGTCTTTAGGTCCTTGTCGGAACTCGAAAATGGTTACATGAAACGAACCTAACCAAACCAAAGTGTGTCTGAAGATTGTTTTTGCTTCTCAAGAGTCAGAACAGGCTAAAAAACAAGTTGGGCTGGTTAATAATTATGGAGTTGTGGTTTTCACCCCCTCACACGTGTCTGCAGTATTTGCACGTGTCAAACCTGGTACATGTCAGTATATTAAAATTTCTtcctttcttttgtttctttgatATAGTATCTGTTGTATTATGTGAAATTGTGAAGCCATAGTGTCATTATGttaatgataaacatgataATGGCAACTTTTTCAATAAACTACTAGTATATGGTTTTTCTAGTAATGTAATAGTATGGGTTTATTGAAAAATGGATATGAATGTGTGTGTGACATTAATTACATGTCTAACTTccagaaagagagaaaagaaggcAGCAGTTACTAAGCCGAGAAACGAACATCAGCTTCGAGTAAATCAAATTCTACAGTGTCCTCGGGCCAGGTGGCTTTGACCAAAATTATCctcaaatttataaatttccCGTTCTACCCCCTCCCTTGACAAGTATCGATCATGTAACCAACACTTATCTTTTCTTAACTAATACGGTAAAGAGTCGTTATATAACGATTTGATTAGGATCTGAAGTTGTAATCCaatcaatattttttctttgcATATTCACTAATAAAAGTATCATTTTCTTTCTATCATTCAAAAACGCAATTTATGTGATTTCAGGAAAATTTtctcttataaaatttatgtataagcaaaaataataattgggTTTTATGTGTAAATAATATATCAACCATCAGGCAAGtcacgagaaaaaaaaatccatcaGGCAAGTTTAACCAGTTATAAAAGGCCTAAAAAGGTTAGAGAAACCATTTTACCAACGATTTTCTTCTAGTTCatggttctctcttctctcattTTCTTACTCAGCTTCTTCCACAAAAgttctaataaataaataatcaagaAAAAATCACAATGGGAGATACCGCAGAAGACCAAGATGACCAAACTATGGTGGAAGCTGTCGGAGTCCCGAGCTTCTCGGAGCTTCTTATGTTGTCGGACGGGTTTCTCAGCTCCTCTGAAGACCACCACCGCGAAGTTAACGGTGGCGATGGTGGAGAAGACAGCTTCGGTTTTGTATTCTCCGGTACAAATGGGTCAAAAATGCTCTGTTTCAGCGGAGACTGTCAAAACGGCGACGAATCGCTCTTCCAAGAACCTTCTCTTCCTTCCGGAGTATCCGTTTCTGATCCTTCTTCATGCACTATTAACACTTGCAAGAACTCGAATGACACTTGTACTAACGAGAAATCAACTAAATCTTCAAACGTAAGGCTCTGATTTTTTATTCCTTTGCGTATTTTGGtagaaaataagaaataaaaattggtCTTGTGCATATCTGCATGCACAAAAATcacaatgttttattttttcgatATTTTGTGCCTTTTTTTTTGACGACATGATATTTTGTGCCTTATCAAACGTTAAAAGATGATTCTTGTGTGCCTTTTCTCtgttgtgaagaagaagagaaccgGGTCGGGTAATGGGCAAAACATGGATCATAACCAAAAACCAAGCAAGAAATGCAAGAAAAATCAGGATAAATCATCAGTTGGAATTGCAAAGGTGTGTCATTAGTAAttacatttttatgttttataatgtTATACAAGTTTATCTTATAATTTGTTACAGTTCATATCTAATCAATACTTTAAAAATAGGTAAGGAAAGAAAGGTTAGGGGAAAGAATTGCAGCGTTGCAGCAACTGGTTTCTCCATACGGAAAGGTAATTTTTATTTCTACTCTATACTTCAATAATTAACATTTTCATACGTATTTCTTAAAcgtaatgtttgtttaattatataagCAAAGCACTTTCACCAAATAAgtgaaaacattttataatatatattagtattattTAGTTTTCCAAAAGTTAAGAAGTCGCGATTTGGGGTATAGTGTAAACTGGCATCCtatgtgaaaataaaaaaagacaTCAAAGACTATGAAACTTGGTCATAAACTAAAGTCGAGTTGTTTTTCTTTACTCTTTATTTTGGAGCAATGAACGATCATCATTACAGTTTACATTAGTTAATGATATTGTGTTCTTTTTTTAGAGGAATGAAAGAGAATGAGAATATAACAACACTCTACCCAAATAGTTGAACTTGACTTTTCCATTACTGATGTGAATCGAATGGGAAATAAATATCCATTTTTGTCACTCTGACAGACAGATGCAGCTTCTGTCTTGCATGAAGCGATGGGTTACATCAAATTCTTACAAGACCAGATCCAAGTCCTTTGCTCTCCTTACCTGATCAACTATTCTCTTGTAATTAGTCTCTATGATTTTCTATTTtatgtaaattaaaaatttgattaatttaatgATTTTCCGTCTGACTTGCCGGTGTTCAGGACGGTGGAGCTGTTACCGGAGATGTAATGCCAGGGAAGAAAGTGAGAGACTTGAGAAGCAGAGGATTATGCCTAGTACCTGTCTCGTCCACTGTACACGTTGAAAACTCTAATGGTGCTGATTTATGGTCACCTGCTACTGCTAGTATGGGTCACACTATGTCACCCTCTCAATGAATCAATGGATATTGGATTTACTTTTCTAGGCAGATATTATCATATAGtgtttctttttgatttttgttcAATAACTACTATTTACAAAATTTCACCCATTTCTTTTTGTAATCTGAGGATCATCTGGGTGATCTATAAGAAAGAATCTGGTTGAACTTTCTTTAATGATTATAACACTAAATATTCAAATTCCAAGTTTTTTCTCAATGTTTCTCCAATCGCGCCTAGGAGTGGAACTGAGAGGCTAAGATTTACTCACGTTGTCACACATAACGCTGCTACCAAACTAGAACACTACTTCTGCGACGTGCAAAACGTTTtattttattccttttttttctgaagacaacGAATTGCTGAGCCAAGTCCACAATCCTGTGAAAGGTTTAGAGGCTTCTACGTTCAGTCTGGGTTCGAACTCCAGACTATGTAATTTTTTGCACATGACAAAAAATCCAGGTTTAAAGTTCCGGAGAGATCGTTTTATTAATAcaaactacaaaaataaaacttcataaggTAGAAGTAGTATTATCGGTtatcgaatcgtctatgtaatatttttcataaatgtaatatcataataaatcagcgttaaaaaataGTCCATAAACCATCTAAACCAAAACTACATAATGTAAGCTTTCTAGGATATTTTTCCAGATGAACTAATAACACTTGGTTTTATTCCTACTTTCACAAAGcaataacaaagaaaaagaaaaagttttatgAAACAATCTTAATCCTGATGTTTGTCTAAACTTTAAAGATTTAAATCATGTTACCTGAGgcttaaaatattcaaaatggGATTACactttaatttacttttttaataAGGATTAAATTGTAAAAAGACAAGATTTTGAGGATAAATTGAAAATCAAAACTCACTTCAGTCGCCAGCGACAGATAATAATCTCACACTCCTTCGCCGTACGACCGTAGATTCTTCTTCGCCTTCTCTCCACTTCTTAACTCTTtcccccctctctctctctccggtCTTCGCCGATGGCGGTGTTACCAGTCGGCTCCCACTTCGCGCCGCCGCACAAACTGACGAAGAGACACACCGTCGCGACTCCATCCCCTATCTCTCTCTCAACCCGATTGCCTCAAAACGTCTCCTTTTCCAAACTCTCCGGAATAACAAACTCGAGGCTGTCCAGACACAGTGTTCTCGTGAGGGCAGAGGATAAGATCAGAGTCTCTTCTCTCGAGGAACCATCTCAACCACTCGATGAGTCAGAGCTTGAGGTTTGAATTTTCCTCATTATCATCTAACAAAAGTTCAATTTTTGACAAGTACCCATTTCCTCTTATCGATCAAACTAATCGAAAGTTTATTCCTTTACGTATGATTCCACAATCAGGACTTGCTTGACGCATCAGGATCATGTGACCCTATTTGCTCAGTTGATGAGCCTAGCTCGAGCTACTTCGAAGCGAATTATCAACCAAAGACGGATATAGTCAAAGCTCTTGCTATTCTCGCGGCTGCTCTCACAGGAACAGCTGCCATTAATCATTCATGGGTCGCTGCTAACCAGGATGTTGCTATGGCGTTGTTGTTTGGAATAGGATACGCTGGAATCATCTTTGAAGAGTCTTTAGCTTTTAATAAAAGTGGAGTGGGGCTTTTGATGGCTGTTAGTCTGTGGGTTGTGAGGGGCATAGGGGTAAGTAAGAATCTACATGAGTTTGAATATTCATTATTTGTTGGATATTTGAATTATATTCCTTGTGACAGGCTCCTTCAACTGAGATAGCTGTTGCAGAGCTTCAACATGCAACAGCTGAAGTAAGTGAGATTGTGTTTTTCATACTGGGGGCAATGACCATTGTGGAGATTGTTGATGCTCACCAAGGGTTTAAGCTGGTTACTGACAATATAACCACTCGGAAGCCAAAGACGCTTTTATGGGTGGTAGGATGATTTTTATCTCTCTAGCTTTGAATGTTATCTCTGTCTTCAAAGGGTTTACTCTTTAGTTGACTTGTGGTGTTGCAGGTCGGCTTTGTGACTTTTTTCCTCAGTTCGATTCTAGACAACCTGACCTCTACCATTGTCATGGTTTCTTTACTCAGGAAACTGGTTCCTCAATCTGAATACCGCAAGTATGAAAAACTTTCTTCCTTTATGCTTCTTTTAGTTAGTTTCTTGGTTAAGTTGTTCACAGTGAGGAACGT is drawn from Brassica rapa cultivar Chiifu-401-42 chromosome A05, CAAS_Brap_v3.01, whole genome shotgun sequence and contains these coding sequences:
- the LOC103869449 gene encoding LYR motif-containing protein At3g19508; amino-acid sequence: MKKVLRVYGGVLRLVRLLPADTRPYYAKYARENFVNYRDVDVSETPLDELFQRAYNHSLWVLKKYSIDESAAKKLKEICFE
- the LOC103869450 gene encoding transcription factor bHLH113 isoform X2; this encodes MGDTAEDQDDQTMVEAVGVPSFSELLMLSDGFLSSSEDHHREVNGGDGGEDSFGFVFSGTNGSKMLCFSGDCQNGDESLFQEPSLPSGVSVSDPSSCTINTCKNSNDTCTNEKSTKSSNKRTGSGNGQNMDHNQKPSKKCKKNQDKSSVGIAKVRKERLGERIAALQQLVSPYGKTDAASVLHEAMGYIKFLQDQIQVLCSPYLINYSLDGGAVTGDVMPGKKVRDLRSRGLCLVPVSSTVHVENSNGADLWSPATASMGHTMSPSQ
- the LOC103869450 gene encoding transcription factor bHLH113 isoform X1, whose translation is MGDTAEDQDDQTMVEAVGVPSFSELLMLSDGFLSSSEDHHREVNGGDGGEDSFGFVFSGTNGSKMLCFSGDCQNGDESLFQEPSLPSGVSVSDPSSCTINTCKNSNDTCTNEKSTKSSNKKRTGSGNGQNMDHNQKPSKKCKKNQDKSSVGIAKVRKERLGERIAALQQLVSPYGKTDAASVLHEAMGYIKFLQDQIQVLCSPYLINYSLDGGAVTGDVMPGKKVRDLRSRGLCLVPVSSTVHVENSNGADLWSPATASMGHTMSPSQ
- the LOC103869450 gene encoding transcription factor bHLH113 isoform X3 yields the protein MGDTAEDQDDQTMVEAVGVPSFSELLMLSDGFLSSSEDHHREVNGGDGGEDSFGFVFSGTNGSKMLCFSGDCQNGDESLFQEPSLPSGVSVSDPSSCTINTCKNSNDTCTNEKSTKSSNKKRTGSGNGQNMDHNQKPSKKCKKNQDKSSVGIAKVRKERLGERIAALQQLVSPYGKDGGAVTGDVMPGKKVRDLRSRGLCLVPVSSTVHVENSNGADLWSPATASMGHTMSPSQ